One window of uncultured Erythrobacter sp. genomic DNA carries:
- a CDS encoding response regulator transcription factor: MASDISEIPGESSPNQAQAIPAEPQEAFEIALVDDDRNILTTVSIALQAEGFVTRLYSDGETALKALLDNPPDLAVFDIKMPKMDGMELLRRVREQSPLPVIFLTSKDDEEDEEAGLELGADDYIAKPFSLRLLTARIRAILRRAEPDRAIGNEESAPEPANPNIDRGRLFMDPARHHVTWNQKPVSLTVTEFLILEALAARPGVIKSRNQLMDAAYPDDVFVDDRTVDSHIKRMRRKFRSVDPEFGAIDTLYGAGYSFTDG, encoded by the coding sequence ATGGCCAGCGACATAAGCGAAATCCCTGGCGAATCTTCGCCAAACCAAGCGCAGGCAATTCCGGCCGAGCCTCAAGAGGCGTTTGAAATCGCGCTGGTGGACGATGATCGCAACATCCTCACCACCGTCTCGATCGCGCTTCAGGCCGAAGGGTTTGTGACGCGGCTCTATTCGGACGGCGAAACCGCCTTGAAGGCGCTGCTCGACAATCCGCCCGACCTCGCCGTGTTCGACATCAAGATGCCCAAGATGGACGGGATGGAATTGCTGCGGCGGGTGCGCGAACAATCACCGCTGCCGGTGATTTTCCTGACCAGCAAGGATGACGAAGAGGACGAGGAAGCGGGGCTGGAACTGGGCGCGGATGACTACATCGCCAAGCCGTTCAGCCTGCGCCTGCTCACTGCCCGCATCCGCGCGATCCTGCGCCGCGCCGAACCGGACCGCGCTATCGGTAATGAGGAAAGCGCCCCCGAGCCAGCCAATCCCAACATTGATCGCGGGCGGCTGTTCATGGACCCTGCGCGCCACCATGTGACATGGAACCAGAAGCCGGTGAGCCTGACTGTCACCGAATTCCTTATCCTCGAAGCGCTGGCAGCGCGGCCCGGTGTCATTAAGAGCCGCAACCAATTGATGGATGCCGCCTATCCCGACGACGTCTTCGTCGATGATCGAACGGTGGACAGTCATATCAAACGCATGCGGCGCAAGTTCCGCAGCGTCGACCCCGAATTCGGCGCCATCGACACGCTCTATGGCGCGGGATACAGTTTCACCGATGGCTGA
- a CDS encoding phosphoenolpyruvate carboxykinase: MIPLAHSLGAQGIETEATLHTNLGTAELVEASLAAKEGALSKHGALVVQTGAKTGRSAKDKFIVRDATTEDTVWWGKVNAEMSPDHFANLKADFMEAVGTKDTLYVADLFGGSQPEHRVNVRVINELAWHNLFIRTLLVRPTAEELSDFAPEYTIIDLPSFKADPVRHGTNSETVIAVNLTEKLILIGGTRYAGEMKKSVFGILNYLLPVKGVMPMHCSANISADGRTAVFFGLSGTGKTTLSADASRTLIGDDEHGWSDTAVFNFEGGCYAKMIRLSEEAEPEIYATTRRFGTVLENVVMDPETRELDFDDNTLAENTRGAYPIDYIPNTSAENMGPVPSNVVMLTADAFGVLPPIAKLTPEQAMYHFLSGYTAKVAGTEIGVTEPEATFSTCFGAPFMPRHPSVYGNLLKERIAKGQVQCWLLNTGWTGGKYGTGNRMPIKATRALLNAALDGDLETVEFRDDANFGFAVPVHVPVLAEQGIDQTILDPRSTWADKDGYDATAAKLVQLFIDNFAEFEAHVDEGVRNAAPVAA; encoded by the coding sequence GTGATCCCCCTCGCCCATTCGCTCGGTGCCCAGGGCATCGAAACCGAAGCCACACTGCACACAAATCTTGGCACAGCCGAGCTGGTCGAAGCCTCGCTGGCAGCCAAAGAAGGCGCTTTGTCAAAGCACGGCGCGCTGGTCGTGCAAACCGGTGCAAAGACCGGCCGCAGCGCGAAGGACAAGTTCATCGTCCGCGACGCGACCACCGAAGACACGGTGTGGTGGGGCAAGGTCAATGCCGAGATGTCGCCGGACCACTTCGCCAACTTGAAGGCAGACTTCATGGAAGCGGTCGGCACGAAGGACACGCTCTATGTGGCTGACCTGTTCGGCGGCTCGCAGCCGGAGCACCGCGTCAATGTGCGCGTTATCAACGAGCTCGCCTGGCATAACCTGTTCATCCGCACTCTGCTGGTGCGGCCCACGGCGGAAGAACTGAGCGATTTCGCGCCCGAATACACGATCATCGACCTGCCCAGCTTCAAGGCCGATCCGGTGCGTCACGGGACCAATTCGGAAACCGTGATCGCGGTCAATCTGACCGAAAAGCTGATCCTGATTGGCGGCACGCGTTATGCGGGCGAGATGAAGAAGAGCGTCTTCGGCATTCTCAACTACCTGCTTCCGGTCAAGGGTGTGATGCCGATGCACTGTTCGGCCAATATCAGCGCTGACGGCAGGACGGCGGTGTTCTTCGGCCTGTCGGGCACGGGCAAAACGACGCTCAGCGCCGACGCATCGCGCACGCTGATCGGCGATGACGAACATGGCTGGTCGGATACGGCGGTCTTCAACTTCGAGGGCGGCTGCTACGCCAAGATGATCCGTCTGTCTGAAGAGGCCGAGCCGGAAATCTACGCCACAACCCGCCGCTTCGGCACGGTGCTCGAAAACGTAGTAATGGACCCCGAAACACGCGAGCTGGATTTCGATGACAACACGCTCGCCGAGAATACACGCGGTGCCTATCCAATCGACTACATCCCCAACACCAGCGCAGAAAATATGGGGCCGGTGCCGTCGAATGTCGTGATGCTGACCGCCGATGCGTTCGGCGTTCTGCCTCCGATTGCGAAGCTGACGCCGGAGCAGGCGATGTATCACTTCCTCTCGGGCTATACCGCCAAGGTAGCGGGCACCGAAATCGGTGTGACCGAACCTGAAGCGACCTTCTCGACCTGTTTTGGCGCGCCTTTCATGCCGCGCCACCCCAGCGTCTATGGCAACCTTCTGAAAGAGCGGATCGCCAAGGGGCAGGTCCAGTGCTGGCTGCTCAACACCGGCTGGACCGGCGGCAAATACGGCACCGGCAACCGCATGCCGATCAAGGCCACGCGTGCGCTGCTCAACGCCGCGCTCGACGGCGATCTGGAAACGGTTGAATTCCGCGACGATGCCAATTTCGGCTTTGCCGTGCCGGTCCACGTGCCGGTTCTGGCAGAGCAGGGTATCGACCAGACGATCCTCGACCCGCGCAGCACCTGGGCGGACAAGGACGGCTATGACGCCACCGCGGCCAAGCTCGTCCAGCTCTTCATCGACAATTTCGCCGAGTTCGAAGCGCATGTTGACGAAGGCGTGCGCAACGCGGCCCCTGTCGCGGCCTAA
- a CDS encoding DUF937 domain-containing protein, which translates to MSLATMLQQSGAITSMARELGVDEATAKTAAGALLPAIVAGMGRSATGGTSTPDPMGGLGGLAGAILGGGGSSGGAGGGLGGMLGGGLLDAVLGTQPTPSQPGNDILGNIFGSKDVSRSVAGEVAAMTGLDEGMLKKMLPILAMAVAGYMAKQATGGGAGGAQGGSNPLGGILGSIVTGMMSR; encoded by the coding sequence ATGAGCCTTGCAACCATGCTTCAGCAGAGCGGCGCGATCACATCGATGGCGCGCGAACTTGGCGTTGACGAAGCCACCGCGAAGACCGCGGCGGGCGCGCTGCTTCCCGCAATCGTGGCCGGGATGGGCCGCAGTGCGACCGGCGGCACATCGACACCTGATCCGATGGGCGGGCTGGGCGGCCTTGCTGGTGCGATCCTTGGCGGCGGTGGCAGCAGCGGCGGCGCTGGCGGCGGGTTGGGCGGAATGCTCGGCGGCGGATTGCTCGATGCGGTTCTGGGCACGCAGCCAACCCCGTCGCAGCCGGGCAACGATATCCTCGGCAATATCTTCGGCAGCAAGGATGTTAGCCGCTCGGTCGCTGGCGAAGTTGCAGCCATGACCGGACTGGACGAAGGGATGCTGAAAAAGATGCTCCCGATCCTGGCCATGGCGGTGGCTGGCTATATGGCCAAACAGGCAACCGGCGGCGGCGCAGGCGGCGCGCAAGGTGGCAGCAACCCGCTGGGCGGCATTCTGGGGTCGATCGTGACGGGGATGATGAGCCGGTAG
- a CDS encoding DUF1570 domain-containing protein: MTIRLIALLAMMAGTLIFANPAEAKWHKAESERFVIYSDSRAEDIEQFASLLERYHVALELETQRQIPAPSPSNRLTVYMVGSRDDLRDLYGGGSRSAVAGFYIARSNGSVTFVPNIRFGVRDAGRGRIGTRYSRSVDSGDGIGSDPSFSILLHEYAHHFLIASSRHAMPRWLSEGAAEYFSSARFNDDGSVDIGLPNNDRAWEISQAAPVSVQELLDYSLYRDNRGNRYTAYYGRSWLLYHYLRFDSRRSGQLIRYWQAVASGADSLEAGEQVFGDLDQLDNELRAYGRQRSMSGMRFSSSDISIGAVSVSELSEGHAAMMRVIMRSKRGVNRERAQDIVSDAREVAERHSQDAEVLAALAEAEYDAGNDDAAIDAAQRAIAIDPLVLNAYVQQGYALFRKAESAANQEQAYAAAMRPFEALNAIESDHTQPLIYYYRSFVRRGVAAPEGAQFALERATQLAPFDQSLAVEVAAMKAGQGDPVVARYLLAPVAANPHGGKEARLARAMTTYLESVSDGTRVNFAAMMERFEEADSDDDDSGEGDDGDA; this comes from the coding sequence ATGACTATTCGGCTAATTGCGCTTCTCGCTATGATGGCGGGCACGCTTATCTTCGCAAATCCTGCCGAGGCCAAATGGCACAAGGCCGAAAGCGAAAGATTTGTCATCTACTCTGACAGCCGGGCGGAGGATATTGAACAGTTTGCCAGTCTGCTTGAGCGCTATCATGTCGCACTCGAGCTGGAGACTCAGCGCCAGATCCCGGCTCCCAGCCCGTCCAATCGGCTGACCGTCTACATGGTCGGCAGCCGTGATGATCTGCGCGATCTGTATGGCGGCGGCAGTCGTTCAGCCGTAGCGGGTTTCTACATAGCGCGCTCCAATGGCTCTGTGACATTCGTGCCGAATATTCGTTTCGGCGTCCGCGATGCCGGCCGCGGCAGAATCGGCACACGATATTCGCGCAGTGTAGATTCGGGCGACGGTATTGGTTCAGATCCTTCCTTCTCGATCCTGTTGCACGAATACGCCCATCACTTCCTCATCGCTTCTTCGCGTCATGCCATGCCGCGTTGGCTCAGCGAAGGGGCAGCGGAATACTTCTCATCGGCGCGATTCAATGATGACGGCTCGGTCGATATCGGATTACCCAACAATGATCGCGCGTGGGAGATCAGTCAGGCTGCCCCTGTTTCTGTGCAGGAGCTGCTCGATTACAGCCTCTATCGCGACAATCGGGGCAATCGGTACACCGCCTATTACGGGCGCAGTTGGTTGCTCTATCATTATCTGCGTTTTGACTCCCGGCGTTCGGGCCAGCTCATTCGCTATTGGCAAGCGGTTGCCTCCGGCGCTGATAGTCTTGAAGCGGGTGAGCAGGTATTTGGCGATCTCGACCAGCTGGACAACGAGCTTCGCGCTTATGGCCGGCAGCGTTCCATGTCAGGCATGCGGTTTAGCAGTTCAGACATCTCAATTGGAGCGGTCTCCGTGTCCGAATTGAGCGAAGGCCACGCCGCGATGATGCGGGTGATCATGCGTTCAAAGCGCGGCGTCAACAGGGAGCGTGCGCAAGACATCGTCTCCGATGCACGGGAGGTTGCCGAGCGGCATTCGCAGGATGCAGAAGTTCTCGCCGCCCTTGCCGAAGCAGAATACGATGCCGGAAATGATGATGCCGCGATCGATGCAGCCCAGCGGGCAATCGCAATCGACCCCTTGGTACTCAATGCCTATGTCCAGCAAGGTTACGCACTGTTCCGCAAGGCGGAGAGCGCCGCAAACCAAGAGCAAGCCTATGCTGCAGCGATGCGCCCATTTGAAGCGCTCAATGCGATCGAAAGCGACCATACGCAGCCACTGATCTATTATTATCGCAGCTTTGTCAGACGCGGCGTGGCGGCGCCCGAGGGGGCGCAATTCGCGCTCGAACGGGCGACTCAGCTTGCCCCGTTTGACCAGTCACTCGCGGTTGAAGTGGCTGCGATGAAAGCAGGCCAAGGCGATCCCGTGGTTGCGCGCTATCTGCTCGCGCCGGTAGCAGCCAATCCGCATGGCGGGAAAGAGGCGCGCCTAGCACGTGCAATGACGACCTATCTGGAAAGTGTTTCCGACGGAACGCGCGTCAACTTCGCCGCCATGATGGAACGCTTCGAAGAAGCGGACAGCGATGATGACGATTCCGGCGAAGGAGATGACGGAGACGCATAA
- a CDS encoding DUF885 domain-containing protein produces MTDKNTNFTRRQALYGLGGVSTLALTSAVLPGCSGLPGGAATAAMSPDEKLDDIAYRMLAHEPGRATGLGVDTGDFADWRGTFGTTGEAGREAYKATLSELLQVTRDYPKDALTADQQTGFEVVESAFSKAVEGMNLPYGDVAVGSWRNAPYLVIQNVGGYIDFPRFFGATQPLREASDVDHYLGRLNEVSAVLDGETERVQQARGIGVVPPNFLLDKAIAQMETNIADAADGGGAYTAPLAGSELDPDGTFAGQAGGIAADQILPALQRQLEELKAQRAIAKSDAGMWAQPDGAQWYSWATSASTTTPLSPDEIHQQGLDELDELHGRMDPILREIGYTQGSVGERMQALSDDPRYQFAEGDPGREEIKEFIWERYNWIKDQMPRAFDQLVDPNFEVRRIPINEEAGAPGAYGGAGSKDGQIPGRFWINLRTTDLHRKYDLPDLTFHEAIPGHVWEGEYSNRLPLIRSILAFGAFSEGWALYGEQLADELGAYDDFKVGRLGYLQSLAFRACRLVVDTGLHDKRWTREQARQFFVERNGSKAEEVASEVDRYCSWPGQACSYKIGHSEIVRQRARAEAELGDAYDFKAFNTAVILGGNAPLDVVGKTVDRYIAGSQTG; encoded by the coding sequence ATGACTGACAAAAACACGAACTTCACACGCCGTCAGGCCCTTTACGGGCTTGGCGGCGTTTCTACACTTGCTCTGACCAGCGCCGTGCTCCCAGGATGCAGCGGCTTACCCGGAGGCGCTGCCACAGCAGCCATGTCTCCGGACGAGAAGCTCGACGATATCGCCTACCGGATGCTCGCGCATGAGCCGGGACGCGCGACGGGACTTGGCGTCGACACGGGCGACTTTGCCGATTGGCGCGGCACCTTTGGCACAACCGGCGAAGCGGGCCGCGAAGCCTACAAAGCGACGCTGAGCGAATTGCTCCAAGTAACCCGCGACTATCCCAAGGACGCCCTGACTGCCGATCAGCAGACCGGTTTTGAAGTGGTCGAAAGCGCCTTTTCCAAAGCAGTCGAGGGTATGAACCTGCCTTACGGCGATGTCGCTGTCGGCAGCTGGCGCAACGCGCCCTATCTCGTCATCCAGAATGTCGGCGGTTACATCGACTTCCCGCGCTTTTTCGGCGCAACCCAGCCGCTGCGCGAGGCAAGCGATGTCGATCATTATCTCGGCCGCTTGAACGAGGTCAGCGCGGTGCTCGATGGCGAGACCGAGCGCGTTCAGCAGGCGCGCGGGATCGGCGTCGTCCCGCCCAACTTCCTGCTCGACAAAGCCATCGCGCAGATGGAGACCAACATTGCCGATGCGGCTGATGGCGGCGGCGCTTACACCGCGCCGCTTGCAGGGTCCGAACTCGACCCGGATGGAACGTTCGCGGGGCAGGCCGGCGGTATTGCTGCTGACCAGATCCTGCCTGCACTCCAGCGTCAGCTTGAAGAACTCAAAGCTCAGCGCGCCATTGCCAAATCGGATGCAGGCATGTGGGCGCAGCCTGACGGAGCGCAATGGTATTCATGGGCCACCAGCGCCTCGACCACCACCCCGCTCAGCCCCGATGAAATCCATCAGCAGGGCCTCGACGAGCTGGACGAATTGCACGGGCGGATGGACCCGATCCTGCGCGAGATTGGCTATACTCAGGGTTCTGTGGGCGAGCGGATGCAGGCGCTCTCCGACGACCCGCGCTACCAATTTGCCGAGGGCGATCCGGGGCGCGAAGAGATCAAGGAGTTCATCTGGGAGCGGTACAACTGGATCAAGGACCAGATGCCGCGTGCCTTTGACCAACTGGTCGATCCCAACTTTGAGGTGCGACGCATCCCGATCAATGAAGAGGCCGGTGCGCCGGGTGCCTATGGCGGAGCGGGCAGCAAAGACGGCCAGATACCGGGCCGGTTCTGGATCAATTTGCGCACGACTGACCTTCACCGCAAATACGATCTGCCTGACCTCACTTTCCACGAAGCCATTCCGGGCCATGTGTGGGAGGGCGAATATTCCAACCGTCTGCCGCTGATCCGCTCGATCCTCGCCTTTGGCGCATTCAGCGAAGGCTGGGCGCTTTATGGCGAGCAACTTGCCGATGAACTCGGCGCCTATGACGATTTCAAGGTCGGACGGCTTGGCTATCTGCAAAGCCTCGCCTTCCGCGCCTGCCGTCTGGTGGTTGATACGGGCCTTCACGACAAACGCTGGACCCGCGAGCAAGCGCGCCAGTTCTTTGTCGAACGCAACGGCTCAAAGGCCGAGGAAGTCGCGTCCGAAGTCGATCGCTATTGCAGCTGGCCCGGACAGGCCTGCTCTTACAAGATCGGCCACAGCGAAATCGTGCGCCAACGCGCCCGCGCCGAAGCCGAGCTGGGCGACGCCTACGACTTCAAGGCCTTCAACACCGCAGTGATCCTAGGCGGCAACGCCCCGCTCGACGTGGTGGGCAAGACGGTGGATCGGTATATTGCGGGTTCGCAAACCGGCTGA
- a CDS encoding DUF3597 domain-containing protein, protein MGIFSSISNAIFGSDEEEAPAAEAAPAAAPERAAISGVDVEQRIGSIPGSDKLNWRTSIVDLMKLVQIDPSYENRKELAQELGNTGYSGTAEDNIALHKAVMQKIADAGGIVPADLKD, encoded by the coding sequence ATGGGTATTTTCAGCTCAATCTCGAACGCAATTTTTGGCTCTGACGAAGAAGAAGCACCGGCAGCAGAAGCAGCTCCCGCCGCAGCACCCGAACGCGCCGCCATCAGCGGTGTCGATGTCGAACAGCGCATCGGCAGCATTCCGGGTTCGGACAAGCTCAACTGGCGCACTTCGATTGTCGACCTGATGAAGCTGGTGCAGATCGACCCGAGCTACGAGAACCGCAAGGAACTCGCGCAGGAACTCGGCAACACCGGTTATTCGGGAACTGCCGAAGACAATATCGCGCTCCACAAAGCCGTGATGCAGAAGATTGCGGATGCGGGCGGTATCGTTCCTGCCGATCTCAAGGACTGA
- a CDS encoding TonB family protein produces MSYAANANRLNPAAMVGALGVPGAFGAVLVIGLAVTIVVDPPVENPDVFDVVQIPEVTEAPVEPDKPSSSSERVIEEPVTTPTRPDTPYEFEMDSTNSITTLPGLGDDLIGFDPIPFEVEPIPPAPNFNPVSASPRGNPGRWITDNDYRTSWINRGYSGVASFSLEISASGRVSDCQITRSTGHDALDAATCRLLTNRARFDPAKDNSGNSVAGTYSSSVNWQIPE; encoded by the coding sequence ATGAGCTATGCAGCCAACGCCAACCGCCTGAATCCCGCCGCTATGGTCGGAGCGCTGGGCGTACCGGGAGCGTTTGGGGCCGTGCTGGTCATAGGACTGGCGGTCACCATCGTCGTCGATCCGCCGGTCGAGAATCCCGATGTCTTTGATGTCGTGCAAATACCGGAAGTCACCGAGGCTCCGGTTGAGCCAGACAAGCCGAGTTCGAGCTCAGAACGTGTGATCGAAGAGCCTGTCACGACACCTACCCGTCCCGATACTCCCTATGAATTCGAGATGGACAGTACCAATTCCATTACAACGCTTCCCGGCTTGGGCGATGACCTCATAGGGTTCGACCCTATCCCTTTTGAAGTCGAGCCAATCCCTCCAGCCCCCAATTTCAACCCTGTTTCGGCCTCCCCGCGCGGCAATCCGGGGCGCTGGATCACTGATAACGACTACCGCACCAGTTGGATCAATCGCGGATATTCGGGTGTGGCGAGCTTCTCGCTCGAAATCTCGGCCAGTGGGCGGGTGAGCGATTGCCAAATCACCAGGTCCACCGGACACGACGCGCTCGACGCAGCGACATGCCGCCTGCTGACCAACCGCGCGCGCTTTGATCCGGCAAAGGACAATTCGGGCAATTCAGTCGCTGGCACCTATTCCAGCTCGGTCAACTGGCAAATCCCGGAATAG
- a CDS encoding alpha/beta hydrolase: MPSVIFPGPEGRLEGRFSPPPRPRAPVAMILHPHPEGGGTMNDRIVQRLYKTFADRGFATLRFNFRGVGRSQGSFDNGIGELSDAASALDWVQSIHPEAQTTWVAGYSFGALIGMQLLMRRPEVRGFISVAPPANMYDFSFLAPCPASGIFVQGVADTVVQPSAVQKLVDKLRTQKHITIHHDEIPRANHFFENEMEDMMASVDNYLDFRLSPDCPIK; the protein is encoded by the coding sequence ATGCCATCAGTCATCTTCCCCGGCCCAGAGGGTCGTCTCGAAGGCCGTTTTTCACCTCCCCCGCGTCCGCGCGCGCCGGTTGCCATGATCCTCCATCCGCACCCCGAAGGCGGCGGCACGATGAATGACCGGATCGTTCAGCGGCTCTACAAGACCTTTGCCGATCGCGGCTTTGCGACATTGCGCTTCAACTTTCGCGGCGTGGGTCGCAGCCAGGGCAGCTTTGACAACGGCATTGGCGAGTTGAGCGATGCGGCAAGTGCGCTCGACTGGGTCCAGTCAATCCATCCCGAAGCGCAGACCACATGGGTCGCAGGCTATTCCTTCGGCGCGTTGATCGGCATGCAATTGCTGATGCGCCGCCCCGAAGTGCGCGGCTTCATCTCGGTCGCACCGCCGGCCAATATGTATGATTTCAGCTTCCTCGCACCCTGCCCCGCTTCGGGCATTTTCGTGCAAGGCGTCGCTGATACGGTGGTTCAGCCGAGCGCGGTTCAGAAACTGGTCGACAAACTGCGCACGCAAAAGCACATCACCATCCATCACGACGAGATCCCACGTGCCAACCATTTCTTTGAGAATGAGATGGAAGACATGATGGCATCGGTCGACAACTATCTCGACTTCCGCCTGTCGCCGGATTGTCCGATCAAGTAA
- a CDS encoding aminotransferase class V-fold PLP-dependent enzyme: MYLDHAATSSLRPEARAAMEEGFALWANPSSPHAEGRKAKQVLEDARERIKRSLAWNGEVIFTSGASEALWIALNRAKVERRIVSAVEHDAVFRAAPDAQIFDEELPLDAQTLIAIQHVNSETGTINPVSMMGESITPTGAVLLSDCAQSAGKLVLPHVNMAVVSAHKFGGPIGIGALLLRDFNLLEPMGGHERGYRQGTENLPGAMGMAAALEAGAWATTAEDRAQFSEQLGADRLTVGEACDYIVALTHPTLSAQALLIRLDAQGFAVSAGSACSSGTLKKSRVLDAFGVSDEVAARTIRVSIGWSTTPEELEKFAEAWRALA, from the coding sequence ATTTACCTCGACCACGCCGCCACTTCGTCCCTGCGCCCCGAAGCGCGCGCGGCGATGGAGGAAGGCTTTGCGCTATGGGCGAACCCGTCCAGCCCGCATGCCGAGGGGCGCAAGGCCAAGCAGGTGCTCGAAGACGCGCGCGAGCGGATCAAGCGGTCGTTGGCGTGGAATGGCGAGGTGATCTTCACTTCTGGCGCAAGCGAGGCGCTATGGATCGCGCTCAATCGTGCGAAGGTAGAGCGGCGGATTGTAAGCGCGGTGGAGCATGACGCGGTGTTCAGGGCTGCGCCGGATGCACAGATCTTCGATGAAGAACTGCCACTGGACGCGCAGACCTTGATCGCGATCCAGCACGTCAACTCGGAAACCGGCACGATCAATCCGGTGAGTATGATGGGTGAGAGCATCACACCCACCGGAGCGGTGCTCTTGTCCGACTGCGCGCAATCTGCGGGCAAACTGGTGCTCCCGCACGTAAACATGGCGGTCGTCTCGGCGCACAAATTTGGCGGCCCCATTGGTATCGGCGCGCTGCTGCTGCGCGATTTCAATCTGCTGGAGCCGATGGGCGGGCATGAGCGTGGCTATCGTCAGGGCACCGAGAACTTACCGGGCGCGATGGGCATGGCGGCGGCGCTTGAAGCGGGTGCTTGGGCGACGACGGCAGAAGATCGCGCGCAATTTTCAGAGCAGCTCGGCGCGGACCGACTGACTGTGGGCGAGGCCTGCGACTACATTGTCGCGCTCACGCACCCGACACTCTCCGCACAGGCGCTCCTTATCCGGCTCGACGCGCAAGGCTTTGCCGTTTCGGCAGGCAGTGCATGCTCCTCCGGCACGCTCAAGAAAAGCCGCGTGCTCGACGCTTTCGGCGTGTCCGACGAAGTGGCCGCGCGCACGATCCGCGTCAGCATCGGCTGGAGCACGACGCCGGAAGAGCTTGAAAAATTTGCTGAAGCGTGGAGAGCGCTTGCATGA
- a CDS encoding aminotransferase class V-fold PLP-dependent enzyme has protein sequence MIYLDYQATTPLAPEARDAMLKWLDGPDGAGFGNPHSPHRMGRQAAAAIEAARDKVAALFPPGGQVIFTGGATEALNLAIRGSAGDGAVAFSAIEHSAVADTAKAAGAHEVLSVGEDGLCDPAQNLPQDARMIAVMQVNNEIGVIQSVSDWHRRAKEAGVLFLVDAVQAYGKMPVAQADLIAVSAHKFHGPKGIGALWVRDGVALTEQQTGGGQEAGLRSGTLSPALIAGFGAAAALAQERMEADAAHTEQLWTRARDLFAGWELNGSESARWHGNLNIRRDGLDVARLMSDVRGVMFSAGSACASGSGKPSKVLKAIGLTDAQAKSSIRLGFGRYTTLDDLEAAAKAINAAVKEQDAWI, from the coding sequence ATGATCTACCTAGACTACCAAGCCACCACGCCGCTTGCGCCCGAGGCGCGCGATGCGATGCTCAAATGGCTCGACGGGCCGGATGGGGCGGGCTTTGGCAATCCGCATTCGCCGCATCGGATGGGGCGGCAGGCGGCGGCTGCAATCGAGGCGGCGCGCGACAAGGTGGCGGCGCTTTTCCCTCCCGGCGGTCAGGTGATCTTCACCGGCGGCGCGACCGAAGCGCTCAACCTCGCGATCCGCGGTTCGGCCGGGGATGGCGCGGTGGCGTTCTCCGCGATCGAGCATTCCGCAGTCGCCGATACGGCCAAGGCTGCGGGCGCGCATGAAGTGCTAAGCGTAGGCGAAGACGGGCTGTGCGATCCCGCGCAGAACCTGCCGCAAGACGCGCGGATGATCGCGGTGATGCAGGTCAATAACGAAATCGGCGTGATCCAGTCCGTGAGCGACTGGCACCGCCGCGCCAAGGAGGCCGGCGTGCTATTCCTGGTCGATGCGGTGCAGGCCTATGGCAAAATGCCGGTCGCGCAGGCCGACCTGATCGCAGTCTCGGCGCACAAGTTTCACGGTCCCAAAGGGATCGGCGCCTTGTGGGTGCGCGACGGGGTTGCACTCACCGAGCAGCAAACAGGCGGCGGGCAGGAGGCTGGGCTGCGCTCCGGCACGCTCTCGCCCGCACTGATCGCCGGTTTCGGAGCCGCCGCCGCGCTCGCGCAGGAGCGGATGGAAGCGGACGCCGCACACACCGAGCAACTTTGGACCCGCGCGCGTGATTTGTTCGCCGGGTGGGAGCTGAATGGCAGCGAAAGCGCACGCTGGCACGGCAACCTCAACATCCGCAGGGACGGCCTCGATGTCGCTAGGCTGATGTCGGATGTGCGCGGTGTCATGTTTTCCGCCGGAAGCGCCTGCGCCAGCGGTTCTGGCAAGCCCAGCAAGGTGCTGAAAGCCATCGGGCTGACCGACGCTCAGGCCAAAAGCTCGATCCGGCTCGGCTTCGGGCGCTACACCACGCTTGACGATCTGGAGGCCGCCGCCAAAGCGATCAACGCGGCGGTTAAGGAGCAGGACGCATGGATATGA
- a CDS encoding 2Fe-2S iron-sulfur cluster-binding protein, whose translation MGGLKITFIDPRGNPVVCEAEAGDNLLKVGQAAGLPLEGTCEGQMACSTCHVVVAAEWFDKLTEASEEEEDMLDFAAGARRTSRLSCQIDLTRELDGLTVSVPATSNDARKM comes from the coding sequence ATGGGCGGGCTAAAAATCACATTCATCGACCCGCGCGGTAATCCGGTTGTCTGCGAGGCCGAAGCGGGCGACAATCTGCTAAAGGTCGGACAGGCTGCGGGCCTTCCACTCGAAGGGACGTGCGAGGGCCAGATGGCATGCTCGACCTGCCACGTGGTCGTCGCGGCGGAATGGTTCGACAAGCTCACCGAGGCTTCCGAAGAGGAGGAGGACATGCTCGATTTCGCAGCCGGAGCGCGCCGCACCAGCCGCCTGTCGTGCCAGATCGACCTCACGCGGGAGCTTGACGGATTGACCGTTAGCGTGCCTGCGACGAGCAACGATGCGCGAAAGATGTAA